In a single window of the Verrucomicrobiota bacterium genome:
- a CDS encoding c-type cytochrome, whose translation MKALRFGHCVRTGIAPISLAMLGIAAGGSGATPDNAPDRGKAAYDLHCAACHGATGDGKGLASVWLFPRPRDFSAGQFKIQSTPNGSLPTDEDLLESITRGVPGTSMPGFAHLPEADRHALVARIKHLTAFTDSAGRRVNRFEEAARRGELKPRSVVPAEPPADANAVATGRDLFIKFACNACHGDSGAGDGPTAATLKDSQGFPLLPRDFNTAPFRGGHSGRDIYLRILTGMAGTPMPPFGPELMSPEERWALVHYIRSLRRPDAEVRDILKLEDAFIRARRVKKLPTDPADTQWERFDPVRIPLNPLWPEPKPIYAVAVTALHDGRRLAILCQWRDDIANGAPVRVQDFQDGIALQFSMNGTTPFLGMGDKDNPVNLWFWRAGWQQEADGRPHGLREQYPSMHVDLYTQTNTLIHTAEAAKNLIALPHTSPVEDANARGFGTLKSQSLARQNVRGKGIWRDAHWSVLFTRELNSPDAEDVKLRLKQPVPVSFAVWNGEQGDRNGRKVISNWYQLLLEP comes from the coding sequence ATGAAGGCGCTGCGCTTCGGACACTGCGTCCGCACCGGAATCGCACCCATCTCCCTCGCAATGTTGGGGATTGCTGCGGGTGGCTCCGGCGCCACTCCTGACAACGCGCCTGATCGCGGCAAGGCCGCCTACGACCTTCATTGCGCGGCGTGTCACGGCGCGACCGGCGACGGCAAAGGGCTTGCGAGTGTGTGGCTCTTCCCGCGACCACGCGATTTCAGCGCGGGGCAGTTCAAGATCCAGTCCACGCCGAACGGCTCGCTACCGACGGATGAAGACTTGCTCGAGTCCATCACGCGCGGCGTGCCCGGCACGTCGATGCCGGGCTTCGCGCACCTGCCCGAGGCCGACCGCCACGCGCTCGTCGCCCGCATCAAACACCTCACGGCGTTTACGGACTCCGCGGGCCGGCGCGTGAACCGCTTCGAGGAGGCCGCGCGCAGGGGCGAGCTCAAGCCGCGCTCCGTCGTGCCCGCGGAACCGCCCGCCGACGCGAACGCCGTCGCGACGGGGCGCGACCTGTTCATCAAGTTCGCGTGCAACGCGTGCCATGGCGATTCGGGTGCGGGCGATGGGCCGACCGCGGCGACGCTAAAGGATTCGCAGGGGTTTCCCCTGCTGCCTCGTGACTTCAACACCGCGCCGTTCCGCGGCGGGCACTCGGGCCGCGACATTTACCTGCGCATCCTCACGGGCATGGCCGGCACGCCGATGCCGCCGTTCGGGCCCGAACTCATGTCGCCCGAAGAGCGCTGGGCGCTCGTGCATTACATCCGATCGCTGCGCCGGCCTGATGCCGAGGTGCGCGACATCCTCAAGCTCGAGGACGCCTTCATCCGCGCGCGCCGTGTGAAGAAGCTGCCGACCGACCCGGCGGACACGCAGTGGGAACGCTTCGACCCGGTGCGCATCCCGCTCAACCCGCTCTGGCCCGAGCCGAAGCCGATTTACGCCGTCGCCGTGACCGCGCTTCACGACGGCCGTCGGCTCGCGATCCTTTGCCAGTGGCGGGACGACATCGCCAACGGAGCGCCGGTGCGTGTGCAGGATTTCCAGGACGGCATCGCGCTGCAGTTTTCGATGAACGGCACGACGCCGTTCCTCGGCATGGGCGACAAAGACAACCCGGTGAATCTGTGGTTCTGGCGCGCGGGCTGGCAGCAGGAGGCCGACGGCCGGCCGCACGGTCTTCGCGAGCAGTATCCCTCGATGCACGTGGACCTCTACACACAAACCAACACGCTCATCCACACGGCTGAAGCCGCGAAGAATCTCATCGCGCTTCCGCACACATCGCCGGTCGAGGACGCGAACGCGCGCGGCTTCGGCACGCTCAAGTCGCAGTCGTTGGCGCGCCAGAACGTGCGGGGCAAAGGCATCTGGCGCGATGCGCATTGGAGCGTCCTGTTCACGCGCGAACTGAATTCACCCGACGCGGAGGATGTGAAGCTCCGGCTGAAGCAGCCCGTGCCCGTGTCCTTCGCGGTGTGGAATGGTGAGCAGGGAGATCGCAATGGACGCAAAGTCATCAGCAACTGGTATCAACTCCTCCTCGAACCATGA
- a CDS encoding GAF domain-containing protein encodes MNDELSALRLQVERLSLLHQVSNVIHSTLDSREALGLLLREAVSLTRATSGSVVLLNPTTGLMEIEASHGLPADAAGLRFRIGMGLTGWVARTGQPVRVGDVGRDPRYLRVDSRARSELAVPLPSAGDARGVLNLESDRPDAFSAGDQALLEELATQAARVIHNTWLYEQLRLKARLFEGLFSVGQAINSTLDLDEALGTITREAATLMDARVCSLHLLDESRQWLDLRASHGAGRAYLRKPRLSAEESLPGVVVRRKKPQQIGDVQVSARYQHADAARREGLVSLLSVPLLFSGHATGSLSVYKDRPHTFSNEEVRILSALADLSAIAIEKARLYERIVDVEEQLRQNEKFSALGLLAAEVAHEIRNPLTVMKMLYHSLDLRFEAADPRAEDVRIMGAKMEHLNRIVEQVLDFARSTEPQLAPVDVNQLLDDLGLLTRHKLAHQGIVLVRKLGPALPPVPADATQLEQAFLNLTLNAVEAMPTGGRLTLTTRLARTPRSHDPPAHVEIEFKDTGGGMNEEQRKRAFSSLLNTTKARGTGLGLAIVRRVVETHRGKVHIASRAGRGTTITVLLPL; translated from the coding sequence ATGAACGACGAGTTGTCCGCGTTGAGATTGCAGGTGGAGCGGCTCTCGCTGCTTCACCAAGTCAGCAACGTCATCCACTCGACGCTCGACTCGCGCGAGGCGCTCGGGCTGTTGCTGCGCGAGGCGGTGAGCCTCACGCGCGCCACGAGCGGCTCGGTCGTGCTGCTCAATCCCACCACGGGGCTGATGGAAATCGAGGCGTCGCACGGACTGCCGGCAGACGCGGCGGGGCTGCGCTTTCGCATCGGCATGGGGCTCACCGGATGGGTCGCCCGCACGGGCCAGCCGGTGCGCGTCGGTGATGTCGGGCGCGACCCGCGGTATTTGCGGGTGGACTCGCGCGCGCGCTCGGAACTGGCGGTGCCGCTGCCCAGCGCGGGCGATGCGCGGGGCGTGCTCAACCTCGAGTCGGACAGGCCCGACGCGTTCTCAGCCGGCGACCAGGCGTTGCTCGAGGAGCTCGCCACCCAGGCGGCGCGTGTCATTCACAACACGTGGCTTTACGAGCAGCTCCGGCTCAAGGCGCGGCTCTTCGAAGGGCTGTTCAGCGTCGGCCAGGCGATCAACTCCACGCTCGACCTCGACGAGGCGCTCGGCACGATCACGCGCGAGGCCGCCACGCTCATGGACGCGCGCGTGTGCTCGCTTCATCTGCTCGATGAGTCCCGGCAATGGCTCGACCTGCGCGCGAGCCACGGTGCGGGCCGCGCCTATTTGCGCAAACCCCGCCTGTCCGCCGAGGAAAGCCTGCCCGGCGTCGTGGTCCGCCGCAAGAAACCGCAGCAGATCGGGGACGTGCAGGTGTCGGCGCGTTACCAGCACGCGGACGCCGCGCGGCGCGAGGGCCTCGTCTCCCTGCTGAGCGTGCCGCTGCTGTTCAGCGGGCACGCGACGGGATCGCTGAGCGTTTACAAGGACCGGCCGCACACGTTTTCCAACGAGGAGGTGCGCATCCTTTCCGCGCTCGCGGACCTCTCGGCCATCGCCATCGAGAAGGCACGGCTTTACGAGCGCATCGTGGACGTCGAGGAGCAGCTCCGGCAGAACGAGAAATTCTCCGCGCTCGGGCTGCTTGCCGCCGAGGTCGCTCACGAGATTCGGAATCCGCTCACGGTGATGAAGATGCTCTATCACTCGCTGGACCTGCGCTTCGAGGCGGCGGACCCGCGCGCCGAGGACGTCCGCATCATGGGCGCGAAGATGGAGCACCTGAACCGCATCGTGGAGCAGGTGCTGGACTTCGCGCGCAGCACCGAGCCGCAGCTTGCGCCCGTGGATGTAAACCAGTTGCTCGACGACCTCGGCCTGCTCACGCGCCACAAACTCGCGCATCAAGGCATCGTGCTTGTTCGAAAGCTCGGCCCGGCGCTGCCGCCCGTCCCCGCGGACGCCACGCAACTTGAGCAGGCCTTCCTGAACCTCACGCTCAACGCGGTCGAGGCCATGCCCACGGGCGGCCGGCTCACGCTCACGACGCGACTGGCCCGCACACCGCGCTCGCACGATCCGCCCGCGCACGTCGAGATCGAGTTCAAGGACACGGGCGGAGGGATGAACGAGGAACAACGGAAGCGCGCGTTCAGCTCGTTGCTCAACACCACGAAAGCGCGCGGCACGGGACTCGGACTCGCCATCGTGCGCCGCGTCGTCGAGACGCATCGCGGCAAGGTGCACATCGCATCCCGCGCCGGGCGTGGCACGACGATCACGGTGTTGCTGCCGTTGTGA
- a CDS encoding NADH-quinone oxidoreductase subunit C has product METLEQIKTCIEAAVPGAQVSIVRNDSPCAQHSLLVDTAHAFAVAQFLRDDQRLRLDYCSNVTGVDWLDRVEKTKTKVKKLVDGVEKEVEETTDKTIPGYLESVYHLYSMSLKHGPLILRVRTANRADVRLPSLAPLWRACDFQEREIFDLYGIVFEGHPDLRRILMWDEFKDHPMRKDYVEPDDYEYEPTPHDDVAEKAKRHHPTPAPVPN; this is encoded by the coding sequence ATGGAGACGCTCGAACAAATCAAGACCTGCATCGAAGCCGCCGTGCCCGGCGCGCAGGTGTCCATCGTGAGGAACGACAGCCCGTGCGCGCAGCATTCGTTGCTCGTGGACACGGCACACGCCTTTGCCGTCGCGCAGTTCCTCCGCGACGACCAGCGGTTGCGCCTCGATTACTGCTCCAACGTCACCGGCGTGGACTGGCTCGACCGCGTCGAGAAGACCAAGACCAAGGTGAAGAAGCTCGTGGATGGCGTCGAGAAGGAGGTCGAGGAGACGACCGACAAGACCATCCCCGGCTACCTTGAGTCCGTGTATCACCTTTACTCGATGTCGCTCAAGCACGGGCCACTCATCCTGCGCGTCCGCACCGCGAATCGCGCCGATGTGCGCCTGCCGTCGCTCGCGCCGCTGTGGCGCGCGTGCGACTTTCAGGAGCGCGAGATTTTCGACCTCTACGGCATCGTGTTCGAGGGCCATCCCGACCTGCGGCGCATCCTGATGTGGGACGAGTTCAAGGACCACCCGATGCGCAAGGACTACGTCGAACCCGACGACTACGAATACGAGCCCACCCCGCACGACGACGTGGCGGAAAAAGCGAAGCGCCACCACCCGACGCCCGCGCCCGTGCCGAATTGA
- a CDS encoding YjgP/YjgQ family permease: MRLLDRYLLRELLVPLGQCLLGFYIFWVAFMLFTEMGQFQSRKTGAADVAAYYVFKTPEMLLTVVPVALLLAVLLALTNHARHHELVAMRAAGIGIWRLAAPCLGTGAVLSAGLLALSEWVAPRADELAAEIFTPGQAGPAESQWHPHLHFVNEREGRTWRARNYNKLSHEMLHPDVEWAQADGTRRQLFAERAWRTNDAWVFENVQLFIWTTAQPDVPARALTNRLVVREFAESPRLILSEIKIGAMDSYRISKKIRFTLAEIADYQRLHPELREPKRSELATQFHARLAAPWTCLVVVLVALPFGAMTGRRNVFVGVAASVFIVFAFYILSRLGMAAGTAGHVPPVLAAWGPLVLFGTVGAWMTARVR; this comes from the coding sequence ATGCGACTGCTCGACCGCTATCTGCTGCGCGAGTTGCTCGTTCCCCTCGGCCAGTGCCTGCTTGGGTTCTACATCTTCTGGGTCGCCTTCATGCTGTTCACGGAGATGGGGCAATTCCAGTCGCGCAAGACCGGGGCGGCAGACGTCGCGGCCTATTATGTGTTCAAGACGCCGGAGATGCTGCTCACGGTCGTGCCCGTCGCGCTCTTGCTCGCCGTGCTGCTGGCGCTGACGAACCACGCGCGTCACCACGAACTCGTGGCGATGCGCGCCGCGGGCATCGGCATCTGGCGGCTTGCCGCGCCCTGCCTCGGCACGGGCGCGGTGTTGAGCGCGGGGTTGCTCGCGTTGAGTGAATGGGTGGCGCCGCGGGCCGATGAACTGGCCGCGGAAATTTTCACGCCCGGTCAGGCCGGGCCGGCCGAGTCGCAATGGCATCCCCATCTTCACTTCGTCAACGAGCGCGAGGGCCGCACGTGGCGGGCGCGCAACTACAACAAGCTCTCGCACGAGATGCTTCATCCCGACGTCGAGTGGGCCCAGGCCGACGGCACGCGGCGCCAGCTTTTTGCCGAGCGCGCGTGGCGGACCAACGACGCGTGGGTCTTCGAGAACGTCCAGTTGTTCATCTGGACCACCGCGCAGCCGGACGTGCCGGCGCGCGCGCTCACAAACCGGCTCGTCGTGCGCGAGTTCGCCGAGTCGCCGCGCCTGATCCTGAGCGAGATCAAGATCGGCGCGATGGACAGTTATCGCATCTCGAAGAAGATCCGCTTCACGCTCGCGGAAATCGCGGACTACCAGCGGCTGCACCCGGAGCTTCGCGAGCCGAAACGGTCCGAACTGGCCACGCAATTCCACGCCCGGCTCGCCGCGCCGTGGACGTGCCTGGTCGTGGTGCTCGTCGCCCTGCCGTTTGGCGCGATGACCGGCCGGCGGAATGTGTTCGTCGGCGTGGCGGCGAGTGTGTTCATCGTGTTCGCGTTTTACATCCTCTCGCGGCTCGGGATGGCTGCGGGCACCGCGGGCCATGTGCCGCCCGTGCTTGCCGCGTGGGGTCCGCTTGTGCTCTTCGGCACGGTCGGCGCGTGGATGACGGCGCGCGTTCGTTGA
- a CDS encoding NADH-quinone oxidoreductase subunit B, which yields MDSGLRSELQKQGVFTVTLQELHNWSRSNSVWPLGFGLACCAIEMMAASMARYDLARFGAEVFRPSPRQADLMIVAGTVTKKMAPQVVRLYNQMPEPKYVIAMGACAISGGPFKQGYNVLKGVDRYIPVDVHIPGCPPRPEALIHAFMTLQRKIDVQKLTGEGRARHTDAAAPSEFPVPQFGEHDLVPSMNSSVWKPAVLARG from the coding sequence ATGGACTCCGGGCTCCGAAGTGAATTGCAGAAGCAGGGCGTCTTCACCGTGACGCTGCAGGAGCTCCACAACTGGAGCCGCAGCAACTCCGTGTGGCCGCTCGGCTTCGGGCTCGCGTGCTGCGCCATTGAGATGATGGCCGCGAGCATGGCGCGCTATGACCTTGCGCGCTTCGGCGCGGAGGTGTTCCGCCCCTCGCCGCGGCAGGCCGACCTCATGATTGTCGCCGGCACCGTCACCAAGAAGATGGCCCCGCAGGTCGTGCGCCTCTACAACCAGATGCCCGAGCCCAAATACGTCATCGCCATGGGCGCGTGCGCCATCTCAGGCGGGCCGTTCAAGCAGGGCTACAACGTCCTCAAGGGCGTGGACCGCTACATCCCGGTGGACGTCCACATCCCCGGCTGCCCCCCGCGCCCCGAGGCGCTCATCCACGCGTTCATGACCTTGCAGCGGAAGATCGACGTCCAGAAACTCACCGGCGAAGGCCGCGCCCGGCACACCGACGCCGCCGCGCCCAGCGAATTTCCCGTGCCGCAGTTCGGCGAACACGACCTCGTGCCGTCGATGAATTCCAGCGTGTGGAAACCGGCGGTGTTGGCGCGCGGCTGA
- a CDS encoding NADH-quinone oxidoreductase subunit A, which yields MNTATTLQSPYLFIAVFLVVAIVFPLLPLALARLWALTFSPQKPGPDKNDTYECGLASKGDPWIRFRSEFYLYAIVFLVFDVEVVFLLPFAVAFLDLGVGAFAAMMLFVLLLAEGLVWAWAKGVLTWK from the coding sequence ATGAACACCGCCACCACCTTGCAGAGCCCGTATCTGTTCATCGCGGTCTTTCTCGTCGTGGCGATCGTCTTCCCGCTGCTGCCGCTCGCGCTTGCCCGGCTTTGGGCGCTGACGTTTTCGCCGCAGAAGCCCGGCCCCGACAAGAACGACACTTACGAGTGCGGCCTCGCCTCGAAGGGCGACCCGTGGATCCGGTTCCGCTCGGAGTTTTACCTCTACGCGATTGTGTTCCTCGTGTTCGACGTCGAGGTGGTGTTCCTGCTGCCGTTCGCGGTGGCGTTCCTCGACCTCGGCGTGGGCGCGTTCGCGGCGATGATGCTGTTCGTGCTGCTGCTCGCCGAAGGGCTCGTGTGGGCCTGGGCGAAGGGCGTGCTGACGTGGAAGTGA